One Hydrogenophaga crassostreae genomic region harbors:
- a CDS encoding vanadium-dependent haloperoxidase produces MKKPLRSLLLALSLAAAPAWAQTQPPVDRPADAYSARVASEWFQLALTLTQQTPGFSPPVASRALTYLSLALYESVVPGIPDHQSLAGQLNELDSLPWAQPNEVLHWPTVANASMAAMTRMMFPNASAENKARIEQLERNLPLRLSQDFNPAQVNTEITQRSETFGKLMAMAIMTWARTDGGHEAWAPLRRNQTVFVPPSGPGRWSATPPSFAPALLPWWGDVRPFALGNSSECEAPPHPTYAEKADSAFYQEAREVYNISNAATQAQRQVALYWADEPIKTPTPAGHWNFIATDLLQQQKASLAQAASAYVQLNIAMADAFVASWKTKYTTHLIRPVTYVQLVIDSNWEPGIMPTPPFPEFPSGHSVQSSAAAQVMTKVFGANTAFTDNTHNDRGWGPRTFSSFQAAANEAAVSRLYAGIHFRSGVESGQVQGRCVGQKALALKLLR; encoded by the coding sequence ATGAAAAAGCCCCTGCGCTCCCTGCTCCTCGCGCTGTCGCTCGCAGCCGCTCCAGCCTGGGCGCAAACCCAACCACCCGTGGATCGGCCCGCCGACGCCTACAGCGCGAGGGTCGCCTCCGAATGGTTCCAGCTGGCCTTGACGCTGACCCAGCAAACGCCCGGCTTCAGCCCGCCCGTGGCCTCACGCGCCCTCACCTACCTGAGCCTGGCTTTGTACGAATCGGTGGTGCCCGGCATTCCAGACCACCAAAGTCTGGCGGGTCAGTTGAACGAACTGGATTCTTTGCCCTGGGCACAACCCAACGAAGTCTTGCACTGGCCCACCGTGGCCAACGCCTCCATGGCGGCGATGACCCGCATGATGTTTCCCAACGCGTCGGCCGAAAACAAAGCCCGCATCGAACAACTGGAGCGCAACCTGCCGTTGCGCTTGTCGCAAGACTTCAACCCCGCGCAAGTCAACACCGAGATCACCCAGCGCTCGGAGACCTTCGGCAAGCTCATGGCGATGGCGATCATGACCTGGGCGCGTACCGACGGCGGCCATGAAGCATGGGCACCGTTGCGCCGGAACCAGACCGTTTTCGTGCCGCCGAGTGGCCCAGGCCGCTGGTCGGCCACACCACCGTCGTTTGCGCCTGCCTTGCTGCCCTGGTGGGGCGATGTGCGCCCGTTCGCCTTGGGCAACAGCAGCGAGTGCGAAGCGCCGCCGCACCCGACCTACGCCGAAAAGGCCGACTCGGCCTTTTACCAAGAGGCCCGGGAGGTCTACAACATCAGCAACGCCGCCACGCAAGCCCAGCGCCAAGTGGCCCTCTACTGGGCCGACGAGCCCATCAAAACCCCCACGCCCGCTGGCCACTGGAACTTCATCGCCACCGATCTGTTGCAGCAGCAGAAAGCCTCCCTGGCCCAAGCCGCCAGCGCCTATGTACAACTCAACATCGCCATGGCCGACGCCTTCGTGGCCAGTTGGAAAACCAAGTACACCACCCACCTGATTCGCCCGGTGACCTATGTGCAACTGGTGATCGACAGCAACTGGGAGCCCGGCATCATGCCCACGCCGCCGTTCCCCGAGTTCCCTTCGGGCCATTCGGTTCAATCCAGCGCGGCGGCTCAGGTGATGACCAAGGTGTTTGGCGCCAACACCGCCTTCACCGACAACACCCACAACGACCGGGGCTGGGGACCGCGCACCTTCTCCAGCTTTCAAGCCGCGGCGAACGAAGCCGCAGTGTCGCGGTTGTATGCCGGCATCCACTTTCGCAGTGGTGTTGAGTCGGGCCAGGTGCAAGGGCGCTGCGTGGGCCAGAAGGCGCTGGCGCTGAAGCTGCTGCGCTGA
- a CDS encoding CRTAC1 family protein, translating to MSVSIGKLAFPCRPLFVLSALLASAPAWAEAPALPTFVEETDTAGLQSRFEGEGEYMVGGGVATFDCDGDGLPEAYVTAGVNKAKLYRNQSPVGGALKLHEERSGLELTNAIGAYPLDIDGDGATDLVVLRVGEVQVFRGLGQCQFQRANDAWQLHTGNGWHTAFSATWEKGQSWPTLAFGTYVDRSKPDFPWGSCTPGMVFRPRPEGGGYLPATPLLPGHCALSMLFSDWNRSGTASLRVSNDREYFKGGGEQLWQLTPGNAPALYTEKEGWKPLQIWGMGIASQDITGDGFPELFLTSMSDNKLQALEDGHGQPRYTDTAYKRGATAHRPYVGGDVHPSTAWHAQFADLNNDGRADLFIAKGNVSTMPDFATLDPNDLLLQSAEGHFIQAGSEAGLASFKRGRGAMVVDFNADGLLDIIVVNRWDGAQLWRQLPAKSAAAPSGHWLHLRLQQPAGNRDAIGSWVEVRLGTEAGAAVARQELTVGGGHASGHLGWMHFGLGDAQKVQVRVQWPHGDWSEWFTADANRFYQLGAQGLSASKVP from the coding sequence GTGTCTGTCTCCATCGGGAAGCTGGCCTTCCCTTGCCGCCCACTGTTCGTCCTGAGCGCCCTCCTCGCGAGCGCGCCAGCCTGGGCCGAAGCCCCTGCCCTGCCCACCTTCGTCGAAGAAACCGATACGGCCGGTTTGCAAAGCCGCTTCGAGGGCGAAGGGGAATACATGGTCGGCGGCGGCGTGGCCACCTTTGACTGCGATGGCGACGGCTTGCCCGAGGCCTATGTCACCGCGGGCGTCAACAAGGCCAAGCTCTACCGCAACCAAAGCCCGGTCGGCGGCGCGCTGAAGCTGCACGAAGAGCGCTCGGGCCTGGAACTCACCAACGCCATCGGCGCCTACCCGCTGGACATCGATGGCGACGGCGCGACCGATCTCGTGGTGCTACGGGTGGGCGAGGTACAGGTGTTTCGCGGTCTGGGGCAATGCCAGTTCCAGCGCGCCAATGACGCCTGGCAGCTGCACACCGGCAACGGCTGGCACACCGCCTTCTCCGCCACCTGGGAGAAGGGCCAGTCATGGCCAACGTTGGCCTTCGGCACCTACGTGGACCGCAGCAAGCCCGACTTCCCCTGGGGCAGCTGCACCCCCGGCATGGTGTTTCGGCCCCGGCCCGAGGGCGGCGGCTACCTGCCTGCCACGCCTTTGCTGCCCGGGCATTGCGCCCTGTCCATGCTGTTCTCCGACTGGAACCGATCGGGTACGGCTTCACTGCGCGTGAGCAACGACCGCGAGTATTTCAAGGGCGGCGGCGAACAGCTCTGGCAGCTGACGCCCGGCAACGCACCCGCGCTGTACACCGAGAAAGAGGGGTGGAAGCCGTTGCAAATCTGGGGCATGGGCATCGCCAGCCAGGACATCACCGGCGACGGGTTCCCCGAGCTGTTCCTCACCAGCATGTCCGACAACAAATTGCAGGCGCTGGAGGATGGCCACGGCCAACCCCGCTACACCGACACAGCCTACAAGCGCGGTGCCACCGCCCACCGGCCCTATGTCGGTGGCGACGTGCACCCATCCACCGCCTGGCACGCCCAGTTTGCCGACCTCAACAACGACGGCCGTGCCGACCTGTTCATCGCCAAAGGCAATGTGTCGACCATGCCCGACTTCGCCACGCTGGACCCCAACGACCTGCTGCTTCAAAGCGCAGAAGGCCATTTCATCCAAGCCGGCAGCGAAGCCGGCCTCGCCAGCTTCAAACGCGGACGCGGCGCCATGGTGGTGGACTTCAACGCCGACGGCCTGCTCGACATCATCGTGGTCAACCGCTGGGACGGTGCCCAGCTCTGGCGGCAGCTCCCCGCCAAGTCCGCCGCAGCGCCCTCCGGACATTGGCTGCATCTGCGTTTGCAGCAGCCCGCCGGCAACCGCGATGCCATTGGCTCCTGGGTAGAAGTGCGCCTGGGCACCGAAGCCGGCGCGGCGGTGGCCCGGCAGGAACTCACCGTGGGCGGTGGCCACGCCAGCGGTCACCTGGGCTGGATGCACTTCGGCCTGGGCGATGCCCAGAAGGTGCAGGTGCGGGTGCAATGGCCGCACGGCGACTGGAGCGAATGGTTCACCGCCGACGCCAACCGCTTCTACCAACTCGGCGCACAAGGCCTGAGCGCCAGCAAAGTCCCATGA
- the xylF gene encoding D-xylose ABC transporter substrate-binding protein — protein sequence MKLKTAMTALALGLSTAGAFAQVVGVSWSNFQEERWKTDEAAIKTQLAKDGASYISADAGGSPEKQLADIDSLIAKGAKALIILAMDKDAILPAVKKAAQQKIPVVAYDRLIETPGVFYITFDNVEVGRMQARAILAAKPKGNYVMIKGSPTDPNADFLRGGQQEIIDAAVKKGDIKIVGEEYTDGWKPEVAQKNMEQIITKTGGKIDAVVASNDGTAGGVVAALNAKGIKGVPVSGQDGDHAALNRVALGSQTVSVWKDARDLGRDAAAAAVTLAKGQKVAAAKSWNGGANKVEMQAQFLKPVPITASNLDLVVKAGWIKKDDLCKGVDMATGPAACK from the coding sequence ATGAAACTGAAAACCGCGATGACCGCGCTGGCGCTGGGTTTGTCCACCGCAGGAGCGTTTGCCCAGGTGGTGGGGGTGAGCTGGTCCAACTTCCAGGAAGAGCGCTGGAAAACCGATGAAGCCGCCATCAAAACCCAGCTCGCCAAGGACGGCGCCAGCTACATCAGCGCCGATGCCGGTGGCTCGCCCGAGAAGCAGTTGGCCGACATTGACAGCTTGATCGCCAAGGGCGCCAAGGCCCTGATCATCCTCGCGATGGACAAAGACGCGATCCTGCCGGCGGTGAAAAAAGCGGCCCAGCAGAAGATCCCGGTGGTCGCCTATGACCGCCTGATCGAAACCCCCGGCGTGTTCTACATCACCTTCGACAACGTGGAAGTGGGCCGCATGCAGGCCCGCGCCATCCTGGCCGCCAAGCCCAAAGGCAACTACGTGATGATCAAGGGCTCGCCCACCGATCCGAACGCTGATTTCCTGCGTGGTGGCCAACAAGAAATCATCGATGCTGCGGTCAAGAAGGGCGACATCAAGATCGTCGGCGAGGAGTACACCGACGGCTGGAAGCCCGAAGTGGCGCAGAAGAACATGGAGCAAATCATCACCAAAACCGGCGGCAAGATCGACGCCGTGGTGGCTTCCAACGACGGTACTGCGGGTGGCGTGGTCGCTGCCTTGAACGCCAAAGGCATCAAGGGCGTTCCGGTGTCCGGGCAAGATGGTGACCACGCGGCGTTGAACCGCGTGGCCCTGGGCTCGCAGACGGTGTCGGTCTGGAAAGACGCACGCGACCTCGGCCGCGATGCCGCCGCTGCCGCGGTGACGCTGGCCAAGGGGCAGAAAGTGGCCGCTGCCAAGAGCTGGAACGGCGGTGCCAACAAGGTTGAGATGCAGGCCCAGTTCCTGAAGCCGGTGCCCATCACGGCAAGCAACCTGGATCTGGTGGTGAAAGCCGGCTGGATCAAGAAGGACGATCTCTGCAAAGGCGTTGACATGGCCACCGGGCCGGCGGCTTGCAAGTGA
- a CDS encoding sugar ABC transporter permease, whose translation MNSIRQAAIDWRLILMCTVLAVTAVVFNVLSGGLFLKPENLYNIAQQTAVVGIVATVVVLIIVARHIDLSVGSVMGFVGVLIATLMYTAGWHWVEASLMGLAVAVVVSVYQGALTAMLGVPSFVVTLGGLMSFRGAAFLVADGKTQPVNDEFFQRLGGGYDGAIGANASWALAAVLVVALLLQMWARRRAKASYDVPNNPLWLDGALVLVPVCLVLGFVATMNAYQIPSKDTPQGIPIPVLIWGAVAVILSFIVHRTRFGRYIFAMGGNPEAAALVGIPVRRVTLMLFALLGVLITIAAMVSIARLNAGTNSLGTGMELYVIAAAVIGGTALSGGSGSIVGSVLGALIMQSIDSGMLLIDVSIGMRYVVIGQVLIVAVVFDVIYRRLTGDTV comes from the coding sequence ATGAATTCAATCAGACAGGCAGCCATCGATTGGCGCCTGATTTTGATGTGCACCGTATTGGCTGTGACCGCCGTGGTGTTCAACGTGCTATCCGGTGGCTTGTTTCTGAAACCTGAGAACCTGTACAACATCGCACAGCAAACAGCGGTGGTGGGCATCGTGGCCACGGTGGTCGTGCTGATCATTGTGGCGCGCCACATCGATTTGTCGGTCGGCTCGGTGATGGGTTTTGTCGGTGTCTTGATCGCCACGCTGATGTACACCGCCGGCTGGCACTGGGTCGAGGCCTCGCTGATGGGGCTGGCCGTGGCGGTTGTCGTGTCGGTGTACCAGGGGGCTTTGACCGCGATGTTGGGCGTGCCCTCTTTCGTGGTCACTTTGGGCGGCTTGATGTCTTTTCGAGGTGCCGCCTTTCTGGTGGCCGATGGCAAAACCCAGCCGGTGAACGATGAGTTCTTCCAGCGCCTGGGCGGCGGTTACGACGGGGCCATCGGTGCCAACGCCAGCTGGGCGCTGGCCGCGGTGTTGGTGGTGGCGCTGCTGTTGCAGATGTGGGCGCGTCGCCGGGCCAAGGCTTCTTATGACGTGCCGAACAATCCGCTGTGGCTGGATGGTGCCCTGGTCCTGGTGCCGGTGTGCCTGGTGCTGGGCTTCGTGGCCACGATGAACGCTTACCAAATCCCCAGCAAGGACACGCCGCAAGGCATTCCGATCCCGGTCCTGATCTGGGGCGCCGTGGCCGTGATCTTGTCTTTTATCGTGCACCGCACCCGCTTTGGCCGCTACATCTTCGCCATGGGCGGCAACCCTGAGGCCGCTGCACTGGTGGGCATTCCGGTGCGCCGGGTGACCTTGATGCTGTTCGCGTTGTTGGGTGTGCTCATCACCATCGCCGCCATGGTGTCCATTGCGCGGTTGAACGCGGGCACCAATTCCCTGGGCACCGGCATGGAGCTGTATGTGATCGCCGCAGCGGTCATCGGCGGCACGGCTTTGTCGGGCGGCAGCGGGTCCATCGTGGGCTCGGTGTTGGGCGCCTTGATCATGCAGAGCATCGACAGCGGCATGCTGCTGATCGACGTCTCGATCGGTATGCGCTATGTCGTGATTGGGCAGGTTTTGATTGTGGCGGTGGTGTTCGATGTGATCTACCGCCGCCTGACAGGAGACACGGTATGA
- a CDS encoding ATP-binding cassette domain-containing protein, whose protein sequence is MNAAANASQALVEMRHIGKSFGGVQAVNDVSLSLYAGEVVALLGHNGAGKSTLMKMLAGAYPIDSGEVKISGKAVQLRSPVDAQRSGIESIYQTLALADNLDAVANLFLGRELLTRWNTLDDHRMDADARKVFHRLNKNFKNVRTPVRRLSGGQRQVVAISRAIYFNARILIMDEPTAALGPEETAMVGNLVRQLKADGVGIFLITHDMHDVFALSDRLAVMKNGTLVGSYRTGDVTEDEVLGMIIAGKQPEGKTQATRL, encoded by the coding sequence ATGAACGCCGCGGCGAACGCCTCGCAGGCGCTGGTTGAAATGCGCCATATCGGCAAATCGTTTGGCGGCGTTCAGGCGGTGAACGATGTGAGCTTGAGCCTCTACGCGGGTGAAGTGGTGGCCTTGCTGGGCCACAACGGCGCGGGCAAATCGACGCTGATGAAGATGCTTGCCGGGGCTTATCCGATCGACAGCGGTGAGGTGAAGATCTCAGGCAAGGCGGTGCAACTGCGCAGCCCGGTTGATGCCCAGCGCAGCGGTATCGAATCGATCTACCAGACGCTGGCCCTGGCCGACAACCTGGACGCCGTGGCCAACCTGTTTCTCGGGCGCGAATTGCTGACTCGCTGGAACACGCTGGACGACCACCGCATGGACGCCGACGCGCGCAAAGTCTTCCACCGCCTGAACAAAAACTTCAAGAACGTGCGCACCCCGGTGCGCCGCTTGTCGGGCGGGCAACGCCAGGTGGTGGCGATCTCGCGGGCGATCTATTTCAACGCCAGGATCTTGATCATGGACGAGCCGACTGCGGCGCTTGGCCCCGAAGAAACGGCGATGGTGGGCAACCTCGTGCGACAGCTCAAGGCCGATGGTGTGGGCATCTTTCTGATCACCCACGACATGCACGATGTGTTCGCCTTGAGTGACCGCTTGGCGGTGATGAAAAACGGTACGCTGGTGGGCAGCTACCGAACCGGCGATGTCACGGAAGACGAGGTTCTGGGCATGATCATCGCGGGCAAACAACCCGAGGGAAAGACCCAGGCCACGCGCCTGTGA
- a CDS encoding ROK family transcriptional regulator: MKTIGDQQLVKRINRSVLLRLLRKQSGLSRARLAQESGLTKSTVSLLVRELIEEGWLSEAESTAAPGLGRPSTPVQIDGTRRAVLGVEIAVEAVRVVAVSLTGEVWTSIEEPLADKQPARVCRQTAKLVARLAKDMARRQVQLSGVGVGLPGAFDEATGQVSFAPNLGWRRVDFVPLMASALEKAGVPSVPLHVQNEADTAALSEYEFSGEDVKDSLIFVTCGVGVGAGILLNDRLFTGAQGMAGEIGHSILQIDGPRCSCGRNGCVETFIGAGALAQMADPAKGGKYLGVVLQNLWTTFNPSALVVGGPSCEQHPDIVAVAKTALEAYAASAGMEAPAVRSARYGLLASAVGAAALVLYHELRPMHAPAGTANGPLTEPRASAHITA, translated from the coding sequence ATGAAAACCATCGGCGATCAACAACTGGTCAAGCGCATCAACCGCAGCGTGTTGCTGCGTTTGCTGCGCAAACAAAGCGGGCTTTCCCGGGCGCGGCTGGCGCAGGAAAGCGGGCTCACCAAATCCACGGTGAGCCTGCTGGTGCGCGAGCTGATCGAAGAAGGCTGGCTGAGCGAAGCCGAGTCCACCGCTGCGCCCGGGCTGGGCCGCCCATCGACCCCGGTTCAGATCGATGGCACACGGCGCGCCGTGCTGGGCGTGGAAATCGCGGTGGAAGCGGTCCGGGTGGTGGCGGTTTCGCTGACCGGCGAAGTGTGGACTTCCATCGAAGAACCCCTGGCGGACAAGCAACCGGCTAGGGTCTGCCGCCAGACGGCCAAACTGGTGGCGCGCCTGGCCAAAGACATGGCGCGGCGCCAGGTGCAGCTGTCGGGCGTGGGCGTGGGTCTGCCGGGCGCGTTTGACGAGGCGACCGGCCAGGTGAGCTTTGCGCCCAACCTGGGCTGGCGGCGGGTCGACTTTGTGCCTTTGATGGCGAGCGCCCTGGAGAAAGCCGGGGTGCCGTCGGTGCCCTTGCACGTGCAAAACGAAGCCGACACGGCGGCCCTGAGCGAATACGAATTTTCCGGCGAAGACGTCAAAGACTCCTTGATCTTTGTGACCTGTGGCGTGGGTGTGGGCGCGGGCATTTTGCTCAACGACCGCTTGTTCACCGGCGCCCAAGGCATGGCCGGCGAAATCGGCCACAGCATTTTGCAGATCGATGGCCCCCGGTGCTCTTGCGGACGCAACGGTTGCGTCGAGACCTTCATCGGTGCAGGCGCCTTGGCTCAGATGGCCGACCCCGCCAAGGGCGGCAAATACCTGGGCGTGGTGCTGCAAAACCTCTGGACCACCTTCAATCCCAGCGCGCTGGTGGTGGGCGGCCCTTCTTGCGAACAACACCCGGACATCGTCGCCGTGGCCAAAACGGCCTTGGAGGCCTACGCCGCCAGCGCTGGCATGGAGGCTCCGGCAGTGCGCTCGGCGCGCTACGGCTTGCTGGCTTCGGCCGTGGGTGCCGCGGCCCTGGTGCTGTACCACGAGCTGCGGCCCATGCACGCGCCGGCTGGCACAGCCAACGGCCCTTTGACTGAACCCCGCGCCTCGGCGCACATCACGGCATGA
- the xylB gene encoding xylulokinase, giving the protein MFLGIDVGTSEVKVLLLASDHQVVAVAGSALSVSRPHPGHSEQAPQDWWAAARKALGQLRLSHPAEMAAVQGIGLSGQMHGAVLLDANDQVLRPAILWNDTRCAAECSEMMAEMPELADLGGSLAMPGFTAPKLRWVARHEPAIFKQVAKVLLPKDHVRLMLTGEHVTDMSDASGTLWLDVRQRQWSDALLALTGMTRDQMPRLVEGSEPGGRLLPEVAAELGLPAGIVVAGGAGDNASSAVGMGAVQPGQGFLSLGTSGVLFVVTPSYQPNAASATHAFCHALPGQWHQMSVMLSAASALQWVADLLGAANAGEVADKAAALGLQDRAASPLFLPYLGGERTPHNSANLRGSFHGLSFDTDAARLGYSVIEGVSFGLRDGLAALNAAGSEVTRLSLVGGGARSAFWAQLLASALNIEIVTHADSTVGGALGAARLAWLATGASLSAVCVPPAVVASYQPLPDEQALLAPRHARFHHLYRAD; this is encoded by the coding sequence ATGTTCTTAGGTATCGACGTCGGCACATCTGAGGTCAAGGTTCTGCTTCTGGCCAGCGACCACCAGGTGGTGGCGGTGGCGGGCAGCGCGCTCTCCGTTTCGCGCCCGCATCCCGGCCACAGCGAACAGGCGCCGCAAGACTGGTGGGCGGCTGCGCGCAAAGCGCTGGGGCAACTGCGCTTGTCGCACCCCGCCGAGATGGCGGCCGTGCAGGGCATTGGCCTGTCGGGCCAGATGCACGGGGCGGTGCTTCTGGACGCGAACGATCAAGTTTTACGACCTGCCATCCTGTGGAACGACACACGTTGTGCCGCCGAGTGCAGCGAGATGATGGCCGAAATGCCCGAGCTGGCCGACCTCGGCGGCAGTCTGGCGATGCCTGGGTTCACCGCGCCCAAGCTGCGCTGGGTCGCCAGACATGAGCCCGCCATTTTTAAGCAGGTGGCCAAGGTGCTGCTGCCCAAAGACCATGTGCGCCTGATGTTGACCGGCGAGCATGTGACCGACATGTCGGACGCCAGCGGCACGCTGTGGCTGGATGTGCGCCAGCGCCAGTGGTCCGATGCGCTGCTGGCCTTGACCGGCATGACGCGCGACCAGATGCCGCGGCTGGTGGAGGGCAGCGAGCCCGGTGGTCGTCTGTTGCCCGAGGTCGCGGCCGAACTGGGGCTGCCCGCGGGCATCGTCGTGGCCGGTGGCGCCGGGGACAACGCGTCGAGCGCGGTGGGCATGGGCGCGGTGCAACCCGGGCAGGGCTTTCTGTCGCTGGGCACCAGCGGCGTGCTGTTCGTGGTCACGCCCAGCTACCAGCCCAATGCCGCCAGCGCCACCCATGCTTTTTGCCATGCGTTGCCAGGCCAATGGCACCAGATGAGCGTGATGCTGTCGGCCGCGAGTGCCTTGCAGTGGGTCGCCGATTTGCTGGGCGCGGCGAACGCCGGTGAAGTGGCCGACAAAGCCGCCGCATTGGGCCTGCAAGACCGGGCCGCTTCACCCCTCTTCTTGCCTTACCTCGGCGGCGAGCGCACGCCGCACAACAGCGCCAACCTGCGCGGCAGCTTCCATGGCTTGAGCTTTGACACCGATGCGGCCCGCTTGGGCTACTCGGTGATCGAAGGCGTGAGCTTCGGCCTGCGCGACGGGCTGGCCGCCTTGAACGCAGCGGGCAGCGAGGTCACCCGGTTGTCGCTGGTGGGCGGCGGCGCGCGCAGTGCGTTTTGGGCGCAGCTGCTGGCCAGTGCTTTGAACATCGAAATCGTGACCCATGCGGACTCCACGGTGGGCGGTGCCCTGGGTGCGGCGCGCCTGGCCTGGCTGGCCAC